One genomic region from Leptolyngbyaceae cyanobacterium JSC-12 encodes:
- a CDS encoding cytochrome b559, alpha subunit (IMG reference gene:2510096137~PFAM: Cytochrome b559, alpha (gene psbE) and beta (gene psbF)subunits; Lumenal portion of Cytochrome b559, alpha (gene psbE) subunit~TIGRFAM: cytochrome b559, alpha subunit): protein MAGTTGERPFSDIITSVRYWVIHSITIPALFIAGWLFVSTGLAYDVFGTPRPNEYYTSTRQQAPIVKDRFEAKQQIDQFIQNK, encoded by the coding sequence ATGGCTGGAACGACTGGAGAGCGTCCATTTTCGGACATTATTACAAGCGTTCGGTATTGGGTAATTCACAGCATCACCATTCCTGCTCTTTTTATTGCTGGATGGTTGTTTGTGAGCACTGGTTTAGCTTATGACGTCTTTGGGACTCCTCGTCCGAATGAATATTACACGTCTACACGCCAGCAAGCACCCATCGTTAAAGACCGTTTTGAAGCAAAACAGCAGATTGATCAGTTCATTCAAAATAAGTAG
- a CDS encoding cytochrome b559, beta subunit (IMG reference gene:2510096138~PFAM: Cytochrome b559, alpha (gene psbE) and beta (gene psbF)subunits~TIGRFAM: cytochrome b559, beta subunit), producing the protein MTSNTPNQPVSYPIFTVRWLAVHTLAVPTVFFLGAIAAMQFIQR; encoded by the coding sequence ATGACCAGCAATACTCCAAATCAACCCGTTAGCTACCCCATTTTTACGGTTAGATGGCTAGCTGTTCACACACTGGCTGTTCCAACTGTTTTCTTCTTAGGCGCGATCGCTGCAATGCAGTTTATTCAAAGGTAA
- a CDS encoding PsbL protein (IMG reference gene:2510096139~PFAM: PsbL protein~manually curated), producing MALQRTPNPNKQPVELNRTSLYLGLLLVFVLGILFSSYFFN from the coding sequence GTGGCACTTCAAAGAACTCCAAACCCCAATAAGCAGCCCGTCGAGCTGAACCGTACATCCTTGTACCTGGGGCTGCTCCTCGTTTTTGTTCTCGGCATTCTGTTCTCTAGCTACTTCTTTAACTAA
- a CDS encoding PsbJ protein (IMG reference gene:2510096140~PFAM: PsbJ) — translation MLSSGRIPLWIVATIAGLGVITVVGLFFYGAYAGLGSSV, via the coding sequence ATGTTAAGTTCTGGAAGAATTCCACTGTGGATTGTGGCAACAATCGCAGGTTTAGGCGTGATTACTGTTGTTGGTTTATTCTTCTACGGTGCTTACGCAGGTCTTGGTTCTTCAGTCTAG
- a CDS encoding photosystem I reaction center subunit VIII (IMG reference gene:2510096141~PFAM: Photosystem I reaction centre subunit VIII~TIGRFAM: photosystem I reaction center subunit VIII), with translation MTGSYAASFLPWILIPVVTWLLPAVAMGLLFLYIEREDPSGI, from the coding sequence ATGACAGGTTCATACGCAGCTTCATTTTTGCCTTGGATTCTTATCCCTGTTGTTACCTGGCTTCTGCCTGCTGTAGCAATGGGGCTGCTATTTCTTTACATTGAACGTGAAGATCCCAGCGGAATCTAG
- a CDS encoding hypothetical protein (IMG reference gene:2510096142), which translates to MPKKDTYEENLKREFGHLIESLELQERQKYYLKARWLDQVLWMETRASRARNFYYRLRLMTIIGGVIIPALVSLNFTGTENQQVKQAIAISTFALSQVVAVSAAVEQFFNYGERWRHYRRSVETLKTQGWQFFELGGMYEPFANHIQAFNDFAGNVEAIIQRDVEVYSTQVVQAKKETTPKSQNQDQDNFDHGLVPAPKVQPLPVEAPIGRESRLTVDSPVPDEPSLVLEPESKL; encoded by the coding sequence ATGCCTAAGAAAGATACGTATGAAGAGAATTTGAAGCGAGAATTTGGGCACCTGATAGAGAGTTTGGAGTTGCAGGAACGCCAGAAGTATTATCTGAAAGCTCGATGGCTTGATCAGGTACTGTGGATGGAAACTCGGGCAAGTCGAGCAAGAAACTTTTACTACAGGCTACGGCTAATGACGATTATTGGCGGTGTAATTATTCCAGCGTTAGTCAGTTTAAACTTCACAGGGACGGAAAATCAGCAAGTGAAGCAAGCGATCGCTATTTCCACCTTTGCCCTGAGTCAGGTAGTCGCTGTGAGTGCTGCTGTTGAGCAATTTTTTAACTACGGCGAACGCTGGCGGCATTATCGACGCAGTGTAGAAACCTTGAAGACCCAGGGCTGGCAATTCTTTGAATTGGGTGGCATGTATGAGCCGTTTGCCAATCATATTCAAGCATTCAATGACTTTGCCGGTAATGTGGAAGCGATTATTCAACGGGATGTCGAGGTTTACTCAACACAGGTTGTACAGGCAAAGAAAGAAACCACTCCCAAATCTCAAAATCAAGATCAAGACAACTTTGATCATGGATTGGTTCCTGCGCCAAAAGTTCAGCCTTTACCAGTAGAAGCCCCTATAGGCAGGGAATCTCGTTTAACTGTTGACTCCCCAGTTCCAGATGAGCCATCTCTCGTGTTGGAACCAGAGTCTAAATTATGA
- a CDS encoding peptidoglycan glycosyltransferase (IMG reference gene:2510096143~PFAM: Penicillin binding protein transpeptidase domain; Penicillin-binding Protein dimerisation domain~TIGRFAM: penicillin-binding protein 2) yields the protein MTLIQSHSSTTTYSETRTVGQRYRSVFLMFIISILLLGGLGSRLAYLQIIEGDRNRQLAEKNRIRLIPKLPERGVIRDRKGRILAGSRLSHSVFLWPLAKKKGEWTSTIKRLSQLLNLPEQVLLKRLEQAGYNSPFLVRVARGITPAQVTAITEYAGDLEGVQVDAEAVRYYPNGDLAAHVLGYTGELSDEELERRKDEGYRLGDVVGQMGIELAFENLLRGERGGQQVEVDGAGQVVRILGQKPTKAGQDVTLTIDLDLQKAAEKALGSRKGAIVALDPNNGAILAMVSRPAFDPNLFSTRITDAQWKQLQSSDHPFVNRALQAFQPASTFKIVTTVAALESGKYTPDTVLPTYPSLTIGGIVFNDWNRAGFGPLDFAGAMAWSSDTFFYQVAMTIGDETLIDWTRRFGFGHKTGVELGIEEAKGLVPDDAWKRSELKEGWYLGDTVNMSIGQGFLLTTPLQVAVMFAVPANGGFRVKPHLLKDNEESKSWRESLNLQPTTIEKLRRGLREVVTYGTGGAVNDASLPAIAGKSGTSEDMGDGSDTWFGAYAPADKPQIIVVAFAEKSGGGGGSVGAPIVRQVLHAYFDKIPSRSAATKP from the coding sequence ATGACCCTGATTCAGTCACATTCGTCTACCACGACCTACTCAGAAACTCGAACGGTTGGACAGCGGTATCGCTCAGTGTTTCTGATGTTCATCATCTCCATCCTACTTTTAGGGGGGCTGGGTAGTCGGCTAGCCTATCTACAAATCATTGAGGGCGATCGCAACCGACAATTAGCTGAAAAGAACCGCATCCGATTAATTCCAAAATTGCCAGAACGAGGGGTGATTCGCGATCGCAAAGGCAGAATTCTGGCAGGAAGCCGATTGTCCCATTCCGTTTTTCTTTGGCCTCTTGCTAAAAAGAAGGGCGAATGGACCTCGACGATCAAACGACTATCCCAACTGCTGAATTTACCTGAGCAAGTGCTGCTTAAACGTCTGGAGCAAGCTGGCTACAATTCCCCCTTCCTGGTTCGGGTTGCCCGTGGCATTACCCCTGCTCAAGTAACGGCTATCACTGAATACGCTGGAGACCTGGAAGGTGTTCAGGTTGATGCAGAAGCTGTGCGCTATTACCCCAATGGTGACCTAGCTGCTCATGTGTTGGGGTATACAGGGGAACTCAGTGACGAAGAGCTGGAACGGCGCAAAGACGAAGGCTATCGTCTCGGTGATGTCGTCGGTCAAATGGGGATTGAGCTAGCCTTCGAGAACTTACTCCGGGGTGAACGAGGCGGACAGCAGGTTGAGGTGGATGGGGCAGGACAAGTTGTGCGCATTCTAGGGCAAAAGCCGACCAAAGCAGGGCAAGACGTTACCTTGACGATTGACCTGGACTTACAAAAGGCAGCCGAGAAAGCTTTGGGTAGTCGTAAAGGGGCAATTGTTGCACTAGATCCAAACAATGGGGCAATCTTGGCGATGGTCAGTCGCCCAGCGTTTGATCCAAATCTCTTTTCTACCCGCATCACTGATGCTCAATGGAAGCAATTGCAAAGTTCCGATCACCCCTTTGTGAATCGGGCATTACAAGCGTTTCAACCTGCTAGTACTTTCAAAATTGTGACTACTGTTGCGGCTCTGGAGTCGGGCAAATATACACCGGATACGGTGTTGCCTACCTATCCTTCACTTACCATTGGCGGCATTGTGTTTAATGATTGGAACCGGGCAGGCTTCGGTCCGCTTGATTTTGCAGGGGCGATGGCGTGGAGCAGTGATACCTTTTTCTATCAAGTGGCGATGACCATTGGTGACGAGACGCTGATTGATTGGACTCGGCGGTTTGGGTTTGGGCATAAAACTGGGGTTGAATTGGGAATTGAAGAGGCAAAAGGGTTGGTTCCCGATGATGCCTGGAAACGCAGCGAGTTAAAAGAAGGCTGGTATCTGGGTGATACGGTCAATATGTCGATTGGGCAAGGCTTTTTACTCACAACGCCCTTGCAAGTGGCTGTTATGTTTGCAGTCCCCGCCAATGGTGGGTTTCGTGTAAAACCCCATCTTTTGAAAGACAATGAGGAATCTAAGAGCTGGCGCGAATCATTGAATCTTCAGCCTACGACAATTGAAAAATTGCGTCGAGGGCTACGAGAAGTTGTGACCTATGGAACGGGAGGAGCTGTTAATGATGCGTCCTTACCCGCGATCGCGGGTAAGAGCGGCACCTCTGAGGATATGGGCGATGGGTCAGATACCTGGTTTGGAGCCTACGCCCCAGCCGACAAACCCCAAATTATCGTAGTCGCATTTGCTGAAAAATCCGGTGGCGGCGGTGGTTCAGTGGGTGCTCCAATCGTGCGGCAGGTTTTGCATGCCTATTTCGATAAAATACCTAGCAGGTCTGCCGCAACCAAACCTTGA
- a CDS encoding spermidine/putrescine ABC transporter ATP-binding subunit (IMG reference gene:2510096144~PFAM: ABC transporter; TOBE domain~TIGRFAM: spermidine/putrescine ABC transporter ATP-binding subunit) has translation MSQAATQNQTSTTADAEFDVELRRAFKVFNNETVVRGIDLRIRRGEFFSILGPSGCGKTTTLRLIAGFETPSAGELFIQGRFMNPVPPYRRPVNTVFQSYALFNHLTVWENVAFGLRLQRHTKADIQQRVDEALKLVKMDGFAKRFPVQLSGGQQQRVALARALVNRPAVLLLDEPLGALDLKLRKEMQMELSNLHRELGLTFVMVTHDQEEALSLSDRIAVMNQGKIEQVDTPEQIYQQPKTPFVADFIGDTNLFHGKIEGFYPTMLWIITDNGLKIKAKPPDAGSSLTSGAVVVSVRPEHIRLSLSRPSEEVNSFEGRLRNVMYMGTHMHYLIELNSGDCLTVMRSGISTNLPSEDTPIYVFWNAQDCLALPVT, from the coding sequence ATGTCTCAGGCTGCTACACAGAATCAAACCTCGACAACAGCCGATGCAGAATTCGACGTTGAACTACGCCGAGCATTCAAAGTATTCAACAACGAAACAGTCGTGCGTGGAATTGACTTGCGCATTCGGCGAGGGGAATTTTTTAGCATTCTGGGACCGTCTGGTTGCGGTAAGACAACAACATTGAGGCTGATTGCTGGATTTGAAACTCCATCTGCTGGAGAGTTATTTATCCAGGGGCGTTTTATGAATCCGGTGCCGCCCTATCGCCGCCCCGTTAATACAGTGTTTCAAAGTTATGCCTTGTTTAATCACCTCACCGTTTGGGAGAATGTTGCCTTTGGTTTACGATTGCAACGCCATACCAAAGCAGACATTCAACAACGGGTTGATGAAGCGTTAAAGTTGGTTAAGATGGATGGCTTTGCTAAACGCTTTCCCGTGCAACTTTCTGGTGGGCAGCAGCAACGGGTGGCACTAGCGAGAGCATTAGTGAACCGCCCAGCAGTTTTACTGCTTGATGAACCTCTGGGAGCATTGGATCTGAAGCTGCGGAAAGAAATGCAGATGGAGTTATCAAATCTGCATCGAGAACTGGGATTAACCTTCGTCATGGTGACTCACGATCAAGAAGAAGCGCTGAGTCTTTCTGATCGCATTGCAGTGATGAATCAGGGCAAGATTGAACAGGTTGATACCCCAGAGCAAATTTATCAGCAGCCTAAAACTCCTTTCGTTGCCGATTTTATTGGGGATACCAATTTGTTTCATGGCAAAATCGAAGGCTTTTACCCCACAATGCTGTGGATCATCACTGACAACGGCTTGAAAATTAAGGCGAAGCCCCCTGATGCTGGCAGCTCGCTCACATCTGGTGCTGTTGTTGTGAGTGTGCGTCCAGAGCATATTCGCCTGAGCTTGTCTCGCCCCAGTGAGGAGGTGAATAGTTTTGAGGGACGGTTACGCAACGTTATGTATATGGGCACCCATATGCATTACCTGATAGAACTGAACTCTGGCGATTGCCTGACCGTAATGCGCTCTGGGATTTCTACCAATCTGCCTAGCGAAGATACTCCCATCTACGTATTCTGGAATGCCCAGGATTGCCTCGCTCTGCCGGTAACATAA
- a CDS encoding spermidine/putrescine-binding periplasmic protein (IMG reference gene:2510096145~PFAM: Bacterial extracellular solute-binding protein), whose translation MIALSKSTARLSLTRRQMLQVSAAIASGMMLSGCGWTLAEVRPALSKGNKDELSIYTWESYIDPQLTETFHTQTGINITADIYDSNETMLATFQTGKGAIYSVIYPSDYKVAEMIEKKLLSELDHSRISGLENLMPEFQNSVYDPGNRHSVPISWGTTGLIYNTEALNPGPEDWQDLWQMQPQLNRKMTLLSDVREVIGASLKSLGYSYNSTNPSEIKRAYEKLVQLKPAIATFTTDAWRDRLLVGDLLLSMAYSADAVRLIQENPDTKLRYVIPKSGTSLWSDAMVIPTTSPNPDAAYAWINFMMQPSVAVDVTQRLFFATPNQAAYDQLPAPLRNNRSLFPPEEIIKACERIIPLEAKVTELYDQYWTKLTSG comes from the coding sequence ATGATTGCTTTGTCCAAATCTACTGCTCGATTGTCATTAACGCGCCGTCAAATGCTCCAGGTATCGGCAGCGATCGCATCCGGGATGATGCTTTCGGGTTGTGGTTGGACTTTAGCAGAAGTGCGCCCAGCCTTAAGTAAGGGCAATAAGGACGAATTATCAATTTACACCTGGGAAAGCTACATCGACCCCCAACTTACCGAAACCTTCCACACCCAAACAGGTATCAATATCACAGCCGATATTTACGACTCAAATGAAACCATGCTGGCGACCTTTCAAACAGGCAAAGGCGCAATCTACAGTGTGATTTACCCATCCGATTACAAGGTCGCTGAGATGATTGAAAAGAAACTTCTGAGCGAATTGGATCATTCCCGCATTAGTGGGCTAGAAAATCTGATGCCAGAGTTCCAGAACTCGGTCTACGATCCGGGTAATCGGCACAGTGTCCCGATTAGTTGGGGCACTACGGGACTGATTTACAATACCGAAGCCCTCAATCCTGGTCCAGAAGACTGGCAGGATCTGTGGCAGATGCAGCCACAGCTGAACCGTAAGATGACGCTGTTGTCAGATGTGCGAGAAGTGATAGGGGCTTCATTAAAATCCCTTGGCTATTCTTATAACTCCACCAACCCCAGTGAAATTAAACGGGCATACGAAAAACTGGTGCAACTGAAGCCTGCAATCGCCACATTTACCACCGATGCCTGGCGCGATCGCTTGTTGGTCGGTGATTTGCTGCTGTCAATGGCATATTCTGCAGATGCCGTCCGGCTGATTCAAGAAAATCCTGATACCAAGCTGCGCTATGTAATTCCCAAGAGCGGCACTTCACTGTGGAGTGATGCGATGGTAATTCCCACAACCTCCCCCAATCCCGATGCTGCTTATGCCTGGATTAACTTCATGATGCAACCTTCGGTGGCAGTTGATGTGACTCAGCGATTATTTTTTGCTACACCGAATCAAGCCGCATATGATCAACTTCCGGCTCCCCTCCGCAACAATCGCAGTCTGTTCCCGCCTGAAGAGATAATCAAAGCATGTGAACGCATTATCCCATTAGAAGCAAAGGTCACCGAACTGTATGACCAGTATTGGACAAAATTGACGAGTGGTTGA
- a CDS encoding ABC-type spermidine/putrescine transport system, permease component I (IMG reference gene:2510096146~PFAM: Binding-protein-dependent transport system inner membrane component) → MTSQTHPIPNQANHRTFPAWLQPWLMLVPAGVWLALLLVIPTLLIFQLSLVPGIRPGQVVNPSGFDNYVRIFQPDYFPVLGRSLFFSIGTTIACLVLGFPVAYWIALNVSYRWRNLVLLAFVLPLWTSSLLRSYAWITILRPTGVLNTMLSKIGVPPLDILNREPAVLIGMTYSMLPYMVLILYASLEKLDRRLLEAASDLGATPQQAFWKVTVPQSLTGIAAGSLLVFITSMGDFINPEILGGASSMTVARLIYNQFLGATQNWGFGSALSMVLILVVSIAIALLLKYGDRGAAGGV, encoded by the coding sequence ATGACAAGCCAAACTCACCCAATTCCCAATCAAGCCAACCACAGAACATTTCCAGCATGGCTGCAACCCTGGTTGATGCTGGTTCCGGCTGGGGTATGGCTGGCACTGTTGTTGGTGATTCCTACGCTGCTAATTTTTCAGTTGAGTCTGGTACCGGGAATTCGTCCAGGGCAAGTCGTTAATCCATCTGGGTTCGATAATTATGTTCGTATTTTTCAACCGGATTACTTTCCGGTGCTGGGGCGATCGCTTTTCTTCTCAATCGGCACTACTATTGCCTGTCTGGTTTTAGGATTTCCAGTGGCTTACTGGATCGCGCTGAATGTGTCTTACCGCTGGCGCAATCTGGTGCTGCTAGCCTTTGTCCTACCCTTATGGACTTCTTCTCTTTTGCGTTCCTACGCCTGGATTACCATTTTGCGTCCAACAGGTGTGCTTAACACGATGCTCAGCAAAATTGGAGTTCCGCCTCTGGATATTCTAAACCGGGAACCCGCAGTGTTAATCGGCATGACATACAGTATGTTGCCATACATGGTGCTAATTCTTTATGCCTCGCTGGAAAAGTTGGACCGGCGCTTACTAGAAGCTGCTTCTGATCTGGGAGCAACTCCTCAGCAGGCATTTTGGAAAGTAACCGTGCCTCAGAGTTTGACAGGGATTGCAGCCGGATCACTGCTAGTTTTTATCACAAGCATGGGGGACTTTATCAATCCAGAAATTTTGGGTGGTGCCTCAAGCATGACGGTCGCACGGTTAATCTACAACCAGTTTTTGGGTGCAACTCAGAATTGGGGATTTGGGTCGGCACTAAGTATGGTGTTAATTTTAGTCGTGAGCATTGCGATCGCGCTGTTACTCAAGTATGGCGATCGCGGTGCTGCTGGGGGAGTGTAA
- a CDS encoding ABC-type spermidine/putrescine transport system, permease component II (IMG reference gene:2510096147~PFAM: Binding-protein-dependent transport system inner membrane component) — protein sequence MEKPLTKSSFSFPWLAAISVFLFGFMYLPILVLAIYSFNDSRYSAGWKGFTWKWYIAFLNDSRILTALANSLIVAFFAVGIAAVIGTLMAVGLARYQFPGKQVYQGVAYLPLIIPDIAIAVATLVFLAAVAIPLSGGLIQLSLGTIISAHVVFCLSYIAIVVATRLTNLDPHLEEAALDLGATPAQALVQVLLPELMPAILSGCLLAFVLSLDDFLIASFTAGGGANTLPMEIFSRIRTGVKPDINALSVVLIISTGFLFSLAEYLRYRGEQKRLGN from the coding sequence ATGGAAAAACCCCTGACCAAATCTTCCTTCTCCTTCCCGTGGTTAGCTGCTATTTCGGTATTTCTGTTCGGGTTTATGTACCTGCCGATTTTAGTACTGGCGATCTATAGCTTTAATGATTCTCGCTATAGCGCTGGCTGGAAAGGATTTACCTGGAAGTGGTACATCGCTTTTTTGAACGACAGCCGCATTTTGACGGCACTTGCTAATAGCCTGATCGTGGCGTTTTTTGCAGTGGGGATTGCTGCCGTTATTGGGACACTGATGGCTGTTGGTCTCGCTCGCTATCAGTTTCCTGGCAAGCAGGTGTATCAGGGCGTCGCCTATTTGCCGCTGATTATTCCGGACATTGCGATTGCAGTGGCAACGCTGGTTTTTCTGGCAGCCGTTGCGATTCCCCTGAGTGGAGGCTTAATCCAGCTTAGCCTGGGAACCATCATCTCAGCCCATGTGGTATTTTGCCTGTCCTACATTGCGATCGTGGTTGCTACCCGCCTCACCAATCTCGATCCACATCTGGAAGAAGCCGCTCTGGATTTGGGTGCAACCCCAGCTCAGGCATTGGTTCAGGTTCTTCTGCCAGAACTCATGCCTGCTATCTTATCTGGCTGCCTGTTAGCATTTGTGCTCAGCCTGGATGATTTTTTGATTGCTAGTTTCACTGCTGGGGGCGGAGCGAATACCCTACCGATGGAAATCTTTAGTCGCATTCGGACAGGTGTCAAACCGGATATTAACGCACTAAGTGTAGTTTTAATCATCTCAACCGGCTTCCTGTTTTCCCTAGCAGAGTATCTGCGGTATCGAGGCGAGCAAAAACGATTGGGAAACTGA
- a CDS encoding hypothetical protein (IMG reference gene:2510096148) encodes MIRIRGGHASLIGVAIAGAITLASCTASQTDVSPTPLATPTETASPTPSPVTSPTGSPSPAEAPTPTASLTPAPTKPDNVLTIEKQVSELVAKAGNLTIQSVTCPDAINETSQKPYDCQVQADIGSFIVVIQPTGQPGKFRWGTRGLLLLSKLDSLIQQSVANQGGGKVTVDCGTQARTAKQGETFDCKVTDAQGKIRTARITVRDELGNVYLTVL; translated from the coding sequence ATGATTCGGATTCGGGGCGGGCACGCTAGCCTAATAGGAGTTGCGATCGCAGGTGCAATCACTCTTGCAAGTTGCACAGCTTCACAAACCGATGTCTCTCCTACGCCCCTAGCTACTCCCACCGAGACCGCATCACCAACACCCAGCCCTGTGACATCTCCAACAGGGTCTCCCAGTCCCGCCGAGGCTCCAACGCCTACAGCCTCTCTCACTCCCGCTCCTACCAAACCTGATAATGTACTTACGATTGAGAAACAAGTCAGTGAGTTAGTAGCAAAGGCAGGGAATTTAACGATTCAATCAGTAACCTGCCCAGACGCGATCAATGAAACCTCCCAGAAACCGTACGATTGTCAGGTTCAGGCTGATATTGGTTCGTTTATTGTGGTAATCCAACCCACGGGGCAACCTGGAAAGTTTCGTTGGGGTACACGGGGGCTATTACTGCTCTCCAAATTAGACTCGTTGATTCAACAAAGCGTTGCAAATCAAGGCGGAGGAAAAGTAACGGTTGATTGCGGAACCCAAGCCCGAACCGCAAAACAAGGTGAAACCTTTGACTGTAAAGTGACCGATGCCCAAGGAAAAATTCGCACTGCTCGTATTACTGTGCGTGACGAACTAGGAAACGTGTACCTAACAGTTCTTTAA
- a CDS encoding Protein of unknown function (DUF3225) (IMG reference gene:2510096149~PFAM: Protein of unknown function (DUF3225)), protein MTLINHPPLVHELTQLYLKYEKALVENDLAVLDELFWESSEVVRFGATENLYGIAQIRQFRSDRPTHDLARSIANLKAVTFDQDTAAITLEFQRTTNGITRSGRQSQFWRKFPEGWKIVSAHVSLLPL, encoded by the coding sequence ATGACGCTAATTAATCATCCGCCTCTCGTTCATGAACTGACTCAGCTCTACCTGAAATATGAGAAAGCATTAGTTGAGAACGATTTAGCAGTACTGGATGAGTTGTTTTGGGAGTCGTCAGAAGTAGTGCGATTTGGCGCCACCGAAAATTTGTATGGGATTGCACAGATTCGTCAGTTTCGCAGCGATCGCCCTACACATGATCTGGCACGGTCGATCGCCAATTTAAAAGCAGTGACGTTTGATCAAGATACCGCTGCCATCACATTGGAATTTCAACGCACAACGAATGGGATTACTCGTTCTGGCAGACAAAGCCAGTTTTGGCGCAAGTTCCCAGAAGGTTGGAAAATCGTTTCTGCACATGTTTCATTGCTGCCGTTGTAA
- a CDS encoding hypothetical protein (IMG reference gene:2510096150), with the protein MTEHTEPVSHTSNLSIAESLLLKLPPEARRWAESLPWTQRRYVLSLCHLMCAASPEMRAQFLDDYTADGLVSKVLEDRDTKQKVKDHLQVFKIQTNLDTSSLRRYIRQFYVHSAQDMRTQPDLYLESALRLVMSTEERNHVFCYILGFELIKMMFRMSWHQHEKLYRLQRSQEEFIQTYIKPIQHAHRINQIVVPKDENLFFARRDYYVRQPSISEKKLVELAIATFTAEVTTHFGFSIIRHPQALVFDYAYIFETDGDAIFLQ; encoded by the coding sequence ATGACTGAGCATACCGAGCCAGTAAGCCATACCAGTAACCTGAGCATTGCTGAAAGTCTTTTGCTCAAACTTCCGCCAGAAGCCAGACGCTGGGCTGAGAGCTTGCCGTGGACACAGCGGCGCTATGTGCTGTCACTCTGTCATCTCATGTGTGCTGCTTCGCCAGAAATGCGTGCTCAGTTTCTCGATGACTACACTGCTGATGGGCTGGTTTCCAAAGTTTTAGAAGATCGGGACACAAAACAAAAAGTTAAAGATCACTTGCAAGTTTTCAAAATTCAGACCAATTTAGACACTAGTTCCTTGAGGCGATACATTCGCCAGTTCTATGTACACTCAGCGCAAGATATGCGAACCCAACCCGATCTTTATTTGGAGTCAGCGTTGCGGCTTGTCATGAGTACTGAGGAGCGGAATCATGTGTTTTGCTACATTTTGGGATTTGAACTGATCAAAATGATGTTTCGGATGAGCTGGCACCAGCATGAAAAGCTGTATCGACTCCAGCGCAGCCAGGAAGAGTTCATCCAAACCTATATCAAACCTATTCAGCATGCCCATCGCATTAATCAAATCGTGGTACCGAAGGATGAAAACTTGTTTTTTGCCAGGCGCGATTATTATGTAAGGCAACCATCCATCAGTGAAAAGAAGCTGGTTGAATTAGCAATAGCAACTTTTACGGCTGAAGTAACTACTCATTTTGGTTTTTCCATTATTCGTCATCCTCAAGCCCTGGTATTTGACTATGCCTACATATTTGAAACGGATGGAGATGCCATATTCCTGCAATAA